The Nocardioides marmorisolisilvae genomic interval CTTCACCACCTCCAGTCGCCTATGTGTCGTGGGGCGGTGGGAGCGATCACGGTTGCGCTCATTCGTCATGGCCGAACTTCCTCGGGGCGGCCGCGGCGAGGGCGCGCATGCTGCGCGAGCCGCGGCGACGGACGGTTGCCTCGGACACCCCGACCCGCGGCGCGACCCGGCTGGACACCTCGTTGCTCAGCAGACCGCCGTAGCCGCGAGCAAGGTTGCGGGTCTCGACCCGGTCGGCCTCGTCGACCAGGCACAGCAGCAGGTACCGGTCGGCCGGGCTGATCACCTGGTTCTCGCAGGCCCACGCCAGCAGCTCCAGCAGCTCCTCGGTGGCCGACGGCTCCTCCTGCTCCGGGCCGGCGTCGGCGAGGATCTCGGGACGGTGGAACAGGGCGCCAGCAACCCGTTCGGTCGGCATCGCGGCGGCGCTCCACACTCCTGCGTCGCCGTCGGCCAAGTCTCCGGACGAGAAGGACTCCACGAGGGTGGTGTTCGCCCACGTGCGGTCGGCCCGGGAGACGTAGAAGAAGTCCCCGACCTCGCGGAGGACGCCGCCGCGAGTGTTGATCAGGATGTTCGCGGCGACCTTGCGCAGCCGGCGCCACTTGAAGGTCCGAACCTCGATCCACAGCTGGGAGGCCACCAGCTCGTCGATCCGCTCGACGGCCGACCAGGAGCCTGCCGCGACGGGCTGGCTGTCGCGGAAGACCTCGCGGGGAGGGAGGGTGCTCAGCCAGCCGGCGAGCCGGCACGCGCCGGGCAGCAGGCACTTGGCGAGCGCGGCCGCAGCAGCGATGTCGTCGCCGCCATCCGGAGCCGCCAGCATGGCCAGCGCCAGGAGGACCTCGTCAGAGGCTGCGCTGTCCACCGAGGGCAGCCAGGCCCGGAGGTCGTCGAACTCCTCGACGACTCCAAGCCGTGGATCCGCGGCCACCCAAGCCGGCCACTTCTGGCGGGCCTGGTCGAGCAGTTCGCTGTTGTCGTCGAGGCCGAGCTGGTCACCCACACTCATCGCACTCGCTCCCCTTTCGTCCGTGGCTGTGCACGGCAGAAAGGTCGCGAGCGGGCGTCCCCGCATCCGTCCCCCCAAACCCCCGATTTGGAGGGGGGACGCAGAGGAGGGACGCGCGTTTCCGCAGGTCAGAGGGCGTCCCCCCGAAAATTGCAGAAACTTCTTGACCAGGGTGGCGCGGGGCCTATTCGTCGAGATGCGCCGAACGTTTCCAAACGCGACGCCCCTACCTTTCAACACAGAATCGGTAGGGATTCGCTCCGCGGCAGCGCCCTGGTGACAGACGGACGGGTGACCGCGCGGGTCGAACCCGCCGTGTCGCTGCGCGTTGCTACCTTGAGCCGTCCGTCGAACAGTGGAGTCGTCCGTGAAGCACCAGCTGCAGTTGTTGTGCCCCGGTGCCTTTCAGTCGATGGCCGCTGCGCTGGCGATCGCCGAGTTCGGCCCAGGTGTCCAGGTCATGGGCGCTGGCAAGGACGGCGGCCGCGATCTGTACTTCGAGGGCAACCTGAAGTTCGCCTCAGCACTCGAGCCCTCAGAAGACACCTTCAGCGGTTACACCGTCTTCCAGGTCAAGCATCACGACAAGATCTCCGACTCGGAGACCACCAATGCCTCGTGGTTGTGGGGAGAGGTCAAGAAGGAACTCGACGCCTGGGCTGAGTGGGATAGGAAGGACCCGCGCGATCCCCTGCCCGATCAGCTCGTCTTCATCACCAACGTCGCACTCACGCCCGTTCAGAACACGGGCGGCCACGACGCCATCCGCAAGAACATCAAGGCCTACCGCGACAGACTCAACGACCCCAGCCGCGACATCGACGATCAGGATGCAATTCTCGATAGGGTCCAGCGGCGCAAGCGGATCGCGCACATCAAGACGATCCGATTCTGGGACGGCAACCAGCTAGACGCTCTGTTGAGCACGCACGAAGGCGTGCGCCGCCGGTTCGACGCCTTCTTGACCGCCAGCGACGTCTTCACCTTCATCTCTGAACTCACGGGCAACATCGCCGTTAAGGACAGCGAACCGGTTCTGCTTGACCAGGCACGCACCGAACTACTCTCCGACGGGCTCGTGTACTTCGACGACGCCGGTGACCGCGAAAACCGCGGCATCCCGGTGCACGAGGGCGCCATCGATCTCCCCGTGACCTTCCCGGGCGGAGGCCACAGGAGCACCGTGCTGCGGCATGTCTTCGAGCGGGGAGACAACCTCCTAGCTCGAGACATCACAGCTGTGGACGGGCCGCGCCACATCGTCCTCACCGGCCAGCCGGGCAACGGGAAGACCACGATCTCCAAGCTGATCGTGCAGGCATACCGGGTTGCAGCGCTCAAAGGCTCCACGGCACCAGCGGCCAACCACGACACCGTGATCACCGGGACCGTGGACGTGCTGCGGAGGCTGGGGCACCAACTCCCGCGGCACCGGCGCTGGCCGCTGCGCATCGACCTCGCCGACTACGCGGAGGAACGAGGCCACAAGCTCGACGAATCGCTGATGCGATACGTGGCCGAACACATCAGCAAGAAGTCGAACCATGGCACCGTCACTCCCGCAACGCTGACCTCCTGGCTGCGCGCTTGGCCCTGGCTAGTCGTATTCGATGGCCTGGACGAGGTCACCGAGCCAGAGACGCGGCGCACGGTGATCGAGCGCGTCGTGGAGTTCGTCAACAACGCAGAGGGAGACCGATGCGACCTACTTGCCGTCATCACGACCCGCCCGGTTGGCTACACCGAAAACATCGACCCGACGTCGTTCGAAACCGTCGGACTGGACGACCTGACACCCGCTGAGGCCGTCGCCTTCGGAACTAAGGCCGCCCAAGTACGCCTTAGCGGCGACGACGAGCGGATCGGCAAGGTCGTCACGGCCCTTCGGAACGCTGCGCAGGATGAGAACCTCGTCAAACTGCTGCGGACGCCGCTGCAGGTACTCATCTTGTCGATCATCGTCGACGGCGCAGGGACCATCGCACCAGACCGGTACAGCCTGTTCTGGAGCTATTACGACACCGTCGTACGACGAGAGCGCAACAAACCGACGATGGTCCGCACGCTCCTGACCAAGTACGAGCCGTTCATCCACCAGCTTCACGAGCGCGCCGGCTTCGTGCTTCAACAGCGCAGCGAGACGGCCGACCACTCCACGGCTGTCCTAACAGAGCCGGAGCTGCGCGACATCGTCTGGCACATCCTCAACGACGCCGAGTTCAAGCCCGACGGGCACCACTCCGACGTCCTGGACTCGATCATTAGGTCTGCCACACAGCGACTGGTCCTGATCGCGCCCCGGAACGACGGCTTCGGTTTCGACGTGCGCTCACTCCAAGAACTCATGGCGGCCCGGCGAATCAGCGACGCGCCCCTTGAGACCCTGATCAACCGGCTACGTCTCCTGGCCCCCAGCCCACATTGGCGCAACACCTGGTTGTTCGCGACAGGAAAGATGTTCGCGGAACCTCGCGCCCACGAACATCAGGCCGTGGTCGAGCTCATCGAGACGGTCGACCCGGAGGCTCCCGAACGATTCGGATCGCATCTACCGATCGGCCCCGAGGTAGCTCTCGACGTCCTTGACGACGGTATGGCGCGCGCATGGCCGAACTGGAGCCGCCGCATCTTGGCTCACGGGCTCCACGTACTGGACGCGCCCTCTGCGTTCAACCTGGACCGGTCGCTACGCATCCTTCTGCGCTACGCCGACAGCGGTGCCGAACAACGAGACGCAGTAGCACGAATGATGCGTGACGACCTCACAGCCACCGCAAACCGTCTGACGGTCGCCAGCGCGGCAGAGATGGTGTCCGCCATCGAGCACGATCTGCAGGTCAACGAGCGCACACTGGGACTCGGCTTGGTCCTGAACCAGCTGGCCAGCACTCCCCACCCCTGCCCGCCGGGCGTGGACTGGACAGCGTTCGACGACGAGCTCGACACCAGCCCCCACCCCGCCGCTCTCGACCCTGTCATCCGTGGCGCTGCCGCCGCGATGAAGGCAATCAAGGACGAGGTCTTCGTCGAGGAGCACGAAGCCGACCTCATCGCCTGCCTGAACATCCCCGAGGCGGCAGCAGTACTGAGCGCAGCTGTCGCTCACGTGCTCCCCGGCGACGTGTCCCTGTTCCTCCAACTCAGATCCGTGCTCTCGCAGCGCTTCCGCGCCCCACTCGCCGACTGCATCCTCGCCTGACTTCCTGCCGGACCAAGCGGCCGTCAGGCCACGCTGTGTCGAGGGTGTCGGCGGCCACGAGAAACTGCCCGGAGACGGCCACGAAGCTGCCCGGTGGCGGACATGAGAACTGCCCACTGACGGTCATGGGATCTGCCCGACACGACGTCGTCTGCCTCACCGGTTCCCACGGTTGAGGCCCCTCCTCAGGTGCGGTTGGCGGTGCTGATGCGCCGTTCGCCCCTGAGGAGGGACATGTGAAGTCTGCCGAGGAGATCATGGAAATCTTGGATGCCTACGACCTGACTGGGTCGTTTCGTGATGCCGGTGAGTTGGCCGGCTGTTCGCACCACACGGTGAAGCACTACGTGGACCGCCGCGCTGCCGGCGGGGAGCTGGACCAGACCGCAGCCCGGCTGCAGTTGATCGATGAGTACCTGCCCAAGGTCGAGGAGTGGGTCGAGCGGTCGTTCGGGAAGGTCCGTGCCGATGTCGCCCACGAGAAGCTCGTGGCGTTGGGCTACAAGGGTTCGGAACGCACCACACGCCGCGCGGTCGCTAAAGTCAAGGCGTCCTATCGCTCTGGTCGGGTGCGGGTGCACCGGCCCTGGGTCACCGAGCCGGGGATGTGGCTGCAGTACGACTACGGCGACGGCCCGGTCGTCGACGGCGTCAAGACGGTGCTGTTCGTGGCGTGGCTGGCGTGGTCGCGGTTCCGGGTCGTGCTGCCGTTGCGTGACAAGACGATGCCGTCCGTGTTCGCCGCGCTGGACGTCACGTTCCGCCGACTCGGTGGAGTGCCGACCTACGTGCTGACCGACAACGAGAAGACCGTCACGGTCGAGCACATCGCCGGGATCCCGGTCAGGAACCAGCAGTTGGTCACCTTCGCCGAGCACTACTCGGTCGTGGTGCACACCTGTGTGCCCGCGGATCCGGCGTCCAAGGGCGGCACCGAGGCGTCGGTGAAGATCAGCAAGGCCGACCTCGTCCCCAAGGACACCAACCTGCGGGAGGAGTACGCGAGTTTCGCTGAGCTCGAGGCGGCCTGCGAGGCGTTCTGCGAGAAGGTCAACACCCGTGCCCACCGGACGACGAAGCGGCCGCCGATCGAGATGCTCGCCGAGGAACGAGCTCGGCTGCACCCCGTTCCGGCGCGAGCGCACACGGTCGCGTTCGGCACCACCCGCATGGTGCCGGCGAACACCCCGATGGTGATGTTCGAGTCCGGCCAGTACTCGGTCCCACACACCCTGCTCGGTGCAACAGTGTGGGTCCGCACCCACGGGGTCGGTGAGGACGAGTGGGTCGTCATCGTTCATGTCGGCGACGACGGTCCGATCGAGGTCGCCCGCCACCGTCGCGCCACGCCGGGAACGCCGAAGATCGATGACGGGCACTTCCCGCCCCAGCCGTCCGGCCCGCTGGACCGCCAGCCCCGAGCGAAGAACGCCGCGGAGTCGGAGTTCCTCGACCTGGGTGAGGGGGCCCGGCTGTGGTTGGTCGAGGCGGCTGCCGCGGGCACGCCGCGGATGCGGGTCAAGATGACCGAGGCGCTCGCGTTGGCCAAGTTGTTCGACCCCGTCGAGGTCGACTGGGCACTGGGCCACGCCGCGGTCCATGGCCGGTTCGCCGAGGCCGACCTCTCTTCGATCCTGGACCACCACGCCCGGCAGCCCGGCACAGGTGAGCATCGTGCCAGCGAGGACTCCTCGCTGACCCAGGGCACCGCCGCGTGGGCACGGCTCGGCCAGCGGTCCACCGCGGACGGCGACGGCGAGGTGACCCGATGACGACGAGGAGCCCCATCAGCACCGCGCCGCCGTTGCCGGTCGAGTTGGAGGAGCTGCTGCGCAAGCTGCGGCTGCCGCACATCCGTCGCCACGCGCCCGAGGTGGTCGCGACCGCGAAGGCCCAACGCTGGGAGCCCGCCGAGGTCCTCAAGGCCCTGTTCGCTGAGGAGGTCGCCGGCCGGGAACGCTCCGCCTTGGCCACGAGGCGGGCGGCCGCAGGGTTCCCGACCGGCAAGACGTTCGATGCGTGGCAGCCCGAGATCTCCTCGATCCCGGCCCCGACCCAGCAGGCGCTGCGGACCTTGGAGTGGGTCCACCGGCGAGAGAACCTCGTGGTCTGCGGGCCATCCGGGACCGGGAAGACGTTCCTGCTCGAAGCGCTCGGACAACAAGCCGTCGAGCAGGGACTCAAGGTCGCCTGGTTCACCCTGGAAGACCTCGGCGTCCTGCTGCGCCGGCACCGTGCGGACGACACCGTCACCAAGGCCATCGCCCGAATCCTGCGGGCCGACCTGGTCATCGTCGATGACATCGGGCTCCTGGCCGTCGCCGCCGACGCCGCCGAAGGCCTCTACCGCCTCGTCGACGCCGCCTATGAGAAGCGCTCGGTCGCGATCAGCTCGAACCTGCACCCGTCCGGGTTCGACGAGCTCATGCCCAAGACGCTGGCCACCGCCACAGTCGACCGGCTGCTCCACCACGCCCACGTCTGCCAGACCAGCGGCGACAGCGTGCGCCTGACCCAGGCACTCGCCGGCCAGGGGGTGAGCCCGTTGAGCTGAGCACCCCGGTCGGTGGTGGCCACCGCCCCCTTGGGCAGATCCCGTGGCCACCACCGGGCAGTTCTCGTGGCCGTCAGCGGGCAGGTTTCATGTCCGCCCCTGGGCAGTTCCTACTGTCCCTTGACACGAGGGCGAGCTCGCAGATCGGCGGACCCCAGACCGCCAGAAGGGCGGGCACCCAGGTCACGTGACGGGCCAGCTGGCCCCCCGAAGGCGAGCGTCTAGGTCCGCGCGATTTCCTATTCATCAGCGCAGGCGAGCCACCCCATGCTCTACTTCTCGCGAGCCCCAGGTGACCCGAGACGCCTGGGGCTCTTTCACGTCCAGCAGCGGCAGCACGAGCAGCTCCGCTCGGCGGGCCCGGTACCTCGGGGCGCGCTCGGGCAGCGAACGACACAGGTCCCCTTCCTGCTGAGAGGACGGGACCTGTGTCGGTGGGTCGGTCGGCTAGTACAGGGTCACTGGGTCAGCACCTGGGCCTCCCCGATGCGGATCGGGAGGGGCTCGGTGGCAAGGTCGAACTCGATGGTTCCGGACTGCCCGCCACCGGTCCACTCGACCACCCAGTGACTGGCCGCGGTGACCTGGTACGCACCCTCGGGCTGGTCGGTCGACATCTTCGCGTAGCGGTGCCCGCAGGTCGGGGAGTCCTGCTTGCCGTAGTGATCGGCGTACGGCGTCCCCTTGCCGGTGCAGGTCACCTTGGTGCCGTCGCCCATGTTCCACACGATGCTGGAGACGCTGGCGGTGGCGCCGACCGAGACCGGCCCTTCGCTGGCGGACGCGGTGATCGGTCCGAACGTGTCATCGGTCGGGCTGTCGACCCACATCCACACCGGCAGACCAACGAGTCCGATCCGGTTGGGGCCGGGCTCGGGAACGATGCCGATCCTGATCGGATCCAGGTCCATCGACGCGATCGCGCGATTGGCGAGAACCACCGGGTCGATCGTGACCGTGCCGTTCTGGATCCAGACCGGATCCCATGAGGAGCCTGGGGGCGGCCAGTAGCAGATGTGCCACGCACCATCCTCGTTGCTCTGTCCAGGGGGCGGCAGTGGGCCCTCCCCACCCGGATCCCAGACGTCGCCGACCCAGCACTGATGGCTGCTGCTCCATACCGACCCGCCGGGGCCAGTGCACGGGATCTCCCTACCGTCTGAGGTCGAGCAAGTCGACGAGCCACCGGTGTCACCGCCGTCACCGCCGTCGTTGCCGCCATCCTCGTCGTCACAGACAACTTCGCCGGTCACCGGGTCCGCTGTGCAGTCAGCGCTCGCGGCGGAGGCGGTGACGAACACGATGACGAGCGACCCTGCCAACGCCACCAACAGAGCAATGAGTCTCCTCAGCATGGCTGGTCCCAAAGCAGGTCCGAGTCGGAGACCTTCCACGCACCCTTGTCCTTGACGAGCGTGTACTCAACCGGGGCGGGGTTGCGGAGCGGGTTTCCGTTGGGGTCGGTGAAGTCCGGTTGCCTGATCGCCCCGTCGTTCTTCCAGGTGACCCTGGTGCGGTCCTCGCAGTCGATGATCAGGATCGAGGTCCCGCGATTCCGCGGCGCGTCGAGCGTGTGTGCGTACTCCCCGGTCACCGTGACGTTTTCATTCATCATGCTCGCGACGGTGTGCTGCAACTGCAGAAACTCCTCACCGGTCGCGACCGGATTGAGCGCCTTGAAGTTGATGTCCCGCTTCCGGTAAGCGAGGTCGCGTACCTCGAGGTACATCGCCAGCTGGGCCGCCGCCTTCTCCTCGGGAGTCTGCGGCGTCGGCGCAGTGCTCGTCGGGCTCGAGCTCGGCGTAGCGGTCGGGGTGTCCTCGGCCTCGGGGTCGGTGCTGTCGTCCGAGCAGCCCGTGAGGGTGAGGGCGAGGGCGAGGGCCACTCCCCCGAGTGCGGAGTGGTGCTTCCTCATGCGGTGTCTCCTCCTATGTTGGGCGGCGCCATGACTGATCGCTGGCTGACGTCGGTGGCAATGTGCTCGAGGTGTTCTTCGGCGGCGTCGACGAGCTCGGCCAGCGAGCCGTTGTCGGCGGGGTCGATGCCGAACTGCTTGTCGGCGTTGTAGAGGGTGCGGATGGTGTCGCGCACGAAGACGGCCCTGGCCACGCGTCGGGCGTCGAGGTCTGGGCGGTCGCCGCCGGCCGCGACGTAGCGGCCGGTGAGCTCCTGGTCGAACGTGGTCATGTGCTGGTGCTCCCTTCCCGAGTCAGCTCGCGAGCCAGCCGTGGGTACTGATGATGGTCTTCGTGCGCTCCGACAGTTCCAGCGGGGCGTCGCCGTCGTCGGACCGGTTGCAGATCTCCTCGCGGAGGATCCGGTCGGCCTCGAGCTGGTCGCCCTCGGCCTTCATGACGTGGGCCAGGCACAGGCGGGTGCTCTCGCCGTCAGGGTCGGCCCGGTTGGCGACGTAAGCGGCGGAGCGAGCCTTGACCAGGTCGCCGGCGGCGAGAGCCTCGGTCACGACGATGAGGGCGACGTCGGCGATCCAGCCGGACGCCATGAGGTCGACGCGGTCGGGCTCATTGACCAGCCAAGACCATCCCTCTTCACGCAGTTGGCTGAACGGCTTGGCCTCGCCGACCAGCTCGAGCGCGGTGCAGAGGTCGGCGACGCCTTCCGCGCCGCCCCGGGCCTGCCCGCGCTTGCGCAGTCGGAGGAAAAGGTGGAGGTCGACCAAGAGACCGTCGTCGACCTGGTAGACGTTGACGCCGCGAAGCTTGGTGGCGGGTGCCTTGTCGGCGTGGGGCAGGTGGGGCTCTCCAGTGGCCGGGTTGGAGCCCAGCCACTCGCGGACGGTGTTGGTGTAGTCGCGCACCTTGCCGGGGGTGATCCCGAATGCCTCGCCGATCTCCTCGCGGGTGGCTCCGTGCTTGCGGTGCAGGGCAAGGTACGCGAGGAGCTCGGTGAAGTAGGGCTTGCGCTTGGCCAGGGCCTTGCCGTGGGTGCGTGCGGTGACCGGACCGAGCAGGCTGAGCCGTGGACGGTCGCAGTCGGTCGAGAACCAGTCGGCGATGTCCTGGTCGAGATTGGGGTCGCTCTGCTCGACCTCGGCTCGGACGTGCTCGGGAACCTTCGGCGCCAGCGTCTCGAGGTCCTCCTGCACGATCGCGCTCTGACGGATGTAGTCCTGGTCGTCGCCCTCCAGGAGGGAGGACAGCGGCTCGTCGACGGCGTCCGCGGGGGTGTTGCGCGGCAGGGTGTACTCGCGGCGCAGTGCCCCGGACTGGTCGGTGTAGGCCTCCCAGCCGTCGGTGGCGGTCTCGTCGACCGGCACGGGGACGTCCTCGGCGACCTCGCTCTGTCCGTAGACCAGGGCGCAGCCGCGGGCCTCGTCGCTGGTGAGGCCGACGGCGATGAGGTTGAGGCTGGCTTGCTCGAGGACGACGCGGCCGGTGTTCGTCATGTGCAGGACGGCGCCCGGTGTGTTGGGGCGCTCGCCGGCGACGACGATGGAGGTGGCGGACTGCCCGACGTGGTCGGTGACCAGCTGCAGCAGCTGCTCGAGGTCCTCGGGGTCTCCGGCCGCCGCGTCGAGCAACAGCATCCGGGCCGGCCAGGTGTCGTCGTCGACGCTGCCGGTGCGTGCCGTGGACACGTCGGTGTCGTGTCGCTTCGCCCGGTCGACCGTGGTGACGGCGGCCGCGAGGGCCTCCGCGGTCGCGAGCGACCCGGCTGCTCCGGTCGGGTGGTAGCTGATCCGCTCGTCCATGGCGACGGCTTCCTCAGCCACGCCGATGCAGTCGACCTGCACGCGCCGCGACCACGGGTTGACGGCGAACTGTGCGGCGAGGTGGCGGGCGAAGTCCCGGCCGTAGGTCGGGTCGCCGCTGATGGTGAGAGTGGACAGCTCCTCGCAGTTGAGCAGCCACGTCTCACCGGTGTCGCTCATGCCGATGGTGGCCAGGAGCGGGTAGGGCGGCTCGACGTTCCCCGTGTCCGGGCCAAGCTCGTCGACGGCGGTGTCCGTGCTGACGTGCCAGTGGGTCTGGTCCGGGCTGCCCACCCAGGGCCCCGGGACAGCGGCCGGCGCGCTCAGGTGCAAGGTCAGCTTGCCGTGCGCGAGTTCCACGGCAGCGAGCGGCGGCATCGTGATGCCCTGCGCGCCGACGGCGGCCGCGAGGCGGCGCAGCGCCTCGTCCGCGAACTCCACGGTCGCCGCGGCCGCGGCACCGGTGGCGTTCAGGGTCATCTCGACCGGCGCGAGCTCCGGAGGCGGCGCGGCGATCGCGCGGCCCGGTGTCCGGTTCCGGTAGCCGGCGCGGCGGCGAGACCGCAGGGCCATGAGCAGTGCCCCGGACAGCAGGACGCCCCCGCCGGTCAGACCGGCGAGGACCCACGGCGCGTCGAGGATCGAGTCGTCAGCGTCGTCGACCTGGTCGACGTCGGCGGCCGGCGCCGCCGGCTCCTCGGCCTGGGGCGGCGCGTCGGGCACGGCCGTCTCGGGTACCTCGGGCACCTCAGGCTCGTGGGCGACCGGCGGCTCCTCCTCGGCCGGCAGGTCGACGGGCCGCTGGTCCTCGGGGCTGGCGGGCGTCTCGGGCTCGACGTCGCGCGGCTGCTGGTGCCGGGTGTCGTCGTGACTGCCCCCCTGCTCGGCGCCGGGGATGTTGAGCTTCCAGCCGACGTCGATGACGTCGGGGTCGGTCAGCTGGGCCCCGCCGGGCTGGGTGATGCCGGTGGAGGCCTGGTAGATCTCGGGCCAGCGGTCGGCGTCGCCGAGCTGCTCTTGGGCGATCTCGCTGAGGGTGTCGGTGGGCTGCACCG includes:
- a CDS encoding NACHT domain-containing protein, which gives rise to MAAALAIAEFGPGVQVMGAGKDGGRDLYFEGNLKFASALEPSEDTFSGYTVFQVKHHDKISDSETTNASWLWGEVKKELDAWAEWDRKDPRDPLPDQLVFITNVALTPVQNTGGHDAIRKNIKAYRDRLNDPSRDIDDQDAILDRVQRRKRIAHIKTIRFWDGNQLDALLSTHEGVRRRFDAFLTASDVFTFISELTGNIAVKDSEPVLLDQARTELLSDGLVYFDDAGDRENRGIPVHEGAIDLPVTFPGGGHRSTVLRHVFERGDNLLARDITAVDGPRHIVLTGQPGNGKTTISKLIVQAYRVAALKGSTAPAANHDTVITGTVDVLRRLGHQLPRHRRWPLRIDLADYAEERGHKLDESLMRYVAEHISKKSNHGTVTPATLTSWLRAWPWLVVFDGLDEVTEPETRRTVIERVVEFVNNAEGDRCDLLAVITTRPVGYTENIDPTSFETVGLDDLTPAEAVAFGTKAAQVRLSGDDERIGKVVTALRNAAQDENLVKLLRTPLQVLILSIIVDGAGTIAPDRYSLFWSYYDTVVRRERNKPTMVRTLLTKYEPFIHQLHERAGFVLQQRSETADHSTAVLTEPELRDIVWHILNDAEFKPDGHHSDVLDSIIRSATQRLVLIAPRNDGFGFDVRSLQELMAARRISDAPLETLINRLRLLAPSPHWRNTWLFATGKMFAEPRAHEHQAVVELIETVDPEAPERFGSHLPIGPEVALDVLDDGMARAWPNWSRRILAHGLHVLDAPSAFNLDRSLRILLRYADSGAEQRDAVARMMRDDLTATANRLTVASAAEMVSAIEHDLQVNERTLGLGLVLNQLASTPHPCPPGVDWTAFDDELDTSPHPAALDPVIRGAAAAMKAIKDEVFVEEHEADLIACLNIPEAAAVLSAAVAHVLPGDVSLFLQLRSVLSQRFRAPLADCILA
- the istA gene encoding IS21 family transposase, whose translation is MKSAEEIMEILDAYDLTGSFRDAGELAGCSHHTVKHYVDRRAAGGELDQTAARLQLIDEYLPKVEEWVERSFGKVRADVAHEKLVALGYKGSERTTRRAVAKVKASYRSGRVRVHRPWVTEPGMWLQYDYGDGPVVDGVKTVLFVAWLAWSRFRVVLPLRDKTMPSVFAALDVTFRRLGGVPTYVLTDNEKTVTVEHIAGIPVRNQQLVTFAEHYSVVVHTCVPADPASKGGTEASVKISKADLVPKDTNLREEYASFAELEAACEAFCEKVNTRAHRTTKRPPIEMLAEERARLHPVPARAHTVAFGTTRMVPANTPMVMFESGQYSVPHTLLGATVWVRTHGVGEDEWVVIVHVGDDGPIEVARHRRATPGTPKIDDGHFPPQPSGPLDRQPRAKNAAESEFLDLGEGARLWLVEAAAAGTPRMRVKMTEALALAKLFDPVEVDWALGHAAVHGRFAEADLSSILDHHARQPGTGEHRASEDSSLTQGTAAWARLGQRSTADGDGEVTR
- the istB gene encoding IS21-like element helper ATPase IstB — encoded protein: MTTRSPISTAPPLPVELEELLRKLRLPHIRRHAPEVVATAKAQRWEPAEVLKALFAEEVAGRERSALATRRAAAGFPTGKTFDAWQPEISSIPAPTQQALRTLEWVHRRENLVVCGPSGTGKTFLLEALGQQAVEQGLKVAWFTLEDLGVLLRRHRADDTVTKAIARILRADLVIVDDIGLLAVAADAAEGLYRLVDAAYEKRSVAISSNLHPSGFDELMPKTLATATVDRLLHHAHVCQTSGDSVRLTQALAGQGVSPLS
- a CDS encoding LysM peptidoglycan-binding domain-containing protein, whose amino-acid sequence is MTTHPTLGQRLTGLAASAAVLGIVLGLPALFLAMGASPIPDHVPTLDGIKNALMAPDDGTLVLGLFKVIGWVAWVFMALSLVVEAIARLRKVQAPQLPGLGRPQAAARGLIGLAALLFIAAPIAAQAATITTAAAAPVTVGHVNAGAADQAPAQQDVKVETKQERQRKTVDHAVKPGESLWSIAEDHFGDGARYKELVELNRDLLGAQPSFLEPGWVLKLPALNGGAPAHDYTVQPTDTLSEIAQEQLGDADRWPEIYQASTGITQPGGAQLTDPDVIDVGWKLNIPGAEQGGSHDDTRHQQPRDVEPETPASPEDQRPVDLPAEEEPPVAHEPEVPEVPETAVPDAPPQAEEPAAPAADVDQVDDADDSILDAPWVLAGLTGGGVLLSGALLMALRSRRRAGYRNRTPGRAIAAPPPELAPVEMTLNATGAAAAATVEFADEALRRLAAAVGAQGITMPPLAAVELAHGKLTLHLSAPAAVPGPWVGSPDQTHWHVSTDTAVDELGPDTGNVEPPYPLLATIGMSDTGETWLLNCEELSTLTISGDPTYGRDFARHLAAQFAVNPWSRRVQVDCIGVAEEAVAMDERISYHPTGAAGSLATAEALAAAVTTVDRAKRHDTDVSTARTGSVDDDTWPARMLLLDAAAGDPEDLEQLLQLVTDHVGQSATSIVVAGERPNTPGAVLHMTNTGRVVLEQASLNLIAVGLTSDEARGCALVYGQSEVAEDVPVPVDETATDGWEAYTDQSGALRREYTLPRNTPADAVDEPLSSLLEGDDQDYIRQSAIVQEDLETLAPKVPEHVRAEVEQSDPNLDQDIADWFSTDCDRPRLSLLGPVTARTHGKALAKRKPYFTELLAYLALHRKHGATREEIGEAFGITPGKVRDYTNTVREWLGSNPATGEPHLPHADKAPATKLRGVNVYQVDDGLLVDLHLFLRLRKRGQARGGAEGVADLCTALELVGEAKPFSQLREEGWSWLVNEPDRVDLMASGWIADVALIVVTEALAAGDLVKARSAAYVANRADPDGESTRLCLAHVMKAEGDQLEADRILREEICNRSDDGDAPLELSERTKTIISTHGWLAS